Proteins encoded within one genomic window of Acinetobacter sp. WCHA55:
- a CDS encoding uroporphyrinogen-III synthase, with translation MLFINTRPVDRAAGLTQVLVQQAVEVYPLPLLELLPRAWSHDLARLYQQLVYAQVIVVVSPSAVQFGMAHLPQSGLTVSDLQHIQWIAVGQKTAQALAEYGLDSVVPEVETSEGMLQLPVLQNLASDASIAFWRGEGGRQFMMDTLMQQSRLILNFVLYERHCPNETMRQQAELIQCLSEQKDYVTLISSEASWLNWLALLDSNIQLLQKGHFLVLGERLAQILKQYQQQMHVQFKMSVLKDLKTATIVQLLQSEQGNA, from the coding sequence ATGCTGTTTATTAATACGCGCCCTGTTGATCGCGCGGCAGGCCTCACTCAGGTGCTGGTGCAACAGGCTGTTGAAGTCTATCCATTGCCGTTACTGGAGTTGTTGCCCAGAGCGTGGAGTCATGATTTGGCACGCTTGTATCAGCAGCTAGTGTACGCCCAAGTGATTGTGGTGGTCAGCCCTAGTGCTGTGCAGTTTGGTATGGCACATTTGCCGCAAAGTGGTTTAACGGTGTCTGATTTACAGCATATTCAATGGATTGCAGTCGGACAAAAAACAGCACAGGCTTTGGCTGAATATGGCTTGGACAGTGTGGTGCCTGAGGTGGAAACCTCCGAAGGGATGTTACAACTGCCTGTTTTGCAGAACTTAGCCAGTGATGCGAGTATTGCATTTTGGCGCGGAGAAGGTGGGCGTCAGTTTATGATGGACACCTTAATGCAACAGAGCCGTCTTATACTGAACTTTGTTTTGTATGAGCGCCATTGTCCCAATGAAACGATGCGGCAACAGGCTGAATTGATTCAATGTTTATCAGAACAGAAGGACTATGTCACACTGATCAGCAGTGAGGCCAGTTGGCTGAATTGGTTAGCCCTATTGGATTCAAATATTCAGCTCCTGCAAAAAGGACACTTTTTGGTGTTAGGTGAGCGTTTGGCACAGATATTGAAACAGTATCAACAGCAAATGCATGTGCAGTTTAAAATGAGTGTACTGAAAGATTTAAAGACAGCCACGATTGTACAGTTGTTACAAAGTGAGCAAGGGAACGCATGA
- a CDS encoding LytR/AlgR family response regulator transcription factor produces MDILICDDEPLAIERLSRLVSQLGHQVVATASHGQQAIELTQQYEPDVVLLDIQMPEMDGLTCAHYLRQLEPMPALVFCTAYDEHALDAFKSHAEGYLLKPVMQQELQQVLGHLTKLTQAQMSEIKQKENMDEFNVKRHQIAAKTYRGVELVPIENIYYFLADQKYVTVRHKNGSVLIDETLKDLEHEFGDAFIRIHRNALVSVHFLEGLEVVNSGQYQVRCRELDERLAVSRRHLPGLRERLHKL; encoded by the coding sequence ATGGACATCCTAATTTGTGATGATGAGCCTTTAGCAATCGAACGTTTGTCTAGATTGGTGAGTCAGCTCGGACATCAAGTGGTGGCAACAGCCTCACATGGTCAACAAGCAATTGAATTAACTCAACAATATGAACCAGATGTGGTACTTTTAGATATTCAAATGCCAGAAATGGATGGGTTGACCTGTGCGCATTATTTGCGACAGCTTGAACCGATGCCTGCTTTGGTGTTTTGTACAGCTTATGATGAACATGCGCTTGATGCATTTAAGTCACATGCTGAAGGTTATTTATTAAAACCAGTGATGCAACAGGAATTGCAACAGGTGCTTGGTCACCTCACTAAATTAACCCAAGCTCAAATGAGCGAGATAAAACAAAAAGAAAATATGGACGAATTTAACGTAAAGCGACATCAAATCGCAGCGAAAACCTATCGTGGTGTGGAATTGGTGCCCATTGAAAATATTTATTATTTTTTGGCGGATCAAAAATATGTCACGGTACGCCACAAAAACGGCAGTGTCTTAATTGATGAAACCTTAAAAGACTTAGAACATGAGTTTGGGGATGCCTTTATTCGGATCCACCGTAATGCTTTGGTTTCCGTTCACTTTTTAGAAGGACTCGAAGTGGTTAATTCGGGGCAGTATCAAGTGCGTTGCCGTGAGTTAGATGAACGCCTAGCGGTGAGTCGACGGCATTTGCCTGGTTTGCGCGAGCGCTTACATAAGCTTTAG
- the hemC gene encoding hydroxymethylbilane synthase, whose translation MKTLKIATRQSPLALWQAEHIRARLEALHAGLTVELVTFVTQGDKILDTPLAKIGGKGLFVKELEAALLDGRADLAVHSMKDVPMALPEGLSLAVICEREDPLDAFVSNSYASFDTLPHGAKVGTSSLRRKCQILKQRPDLEIIDLRGNVGTRLSKLDAGQYDAIILASAGLKRLGLAERIRHTIRPEFSLPAVGQGALGLECRANDQAVLDLIHPLLHVETDTCVRAERAFNAYLEGGCQVPIAGYATLADNRIQLEGRVGSVDGQTLLKAQVAGDAAEAEHLGVVLAQELLAQGAGDLLKAFYH comes from the coding sequence ATGAAAACCCTAAAGATCGCTACTCGACAAAGCCCGCTTGCTCTTTGGCAAGCTGAACATATTCGTGCTCGTTTAGAAGCACTGCATGCGGGGCTCACAGTAGAGTTGGTGACTTTTGTTACCCAAGGGGACAAAATTTTAGATACGCCATTGGCAAAAATTGGTGGCAAAGGTTTATTTGTCAAAGAGCTTGAAGCAGCGTTATTGGATGGTCGTGCCGATTTGGCAGTGCATTCGATGAAAGATGTTCCAATGGCTTTGCCTGAAGGGTTATCACTGGCTGTCATTTGTGAGCGTGAAGATCCTTTAGATGCCTTTGTGTCGAATAGTTACGCGAGTTTTGATACATTGCCACATGGGGCGAAGGTTGGCACTTCGAGTTTACGCCGTAAATGCCAAATTTTAAAACAACGACCTGACCTAGAGATTATCGACTTACGTGGCAACGTGGGAACGCGTTTATCTAAGCTAGATGCGGGTCAGTACGATGCCATTATTTTGGCCAGTGCTGGATTAAAACGCTTGGGTTTGGCAGAGCGTATTCGTCATACCATTCGACCGGAGTTTAGTTTGCCTGCCGTGGGTCAGGGCGCTTTAGGGCTAGAATGTCGTGCGAATGATCAAGCGGTATTGGATTTAATTCATCCTTTATTACATGTAGAAACCGATACCTGTGTTCGCGCTGAACGTGCTTTCAATGCTTATCTTGAAGGTGGATGTCAGGTACCTATTGCAGGCTATGCCACTTTAGCAGACAACCGCATTCAGCTCGAAGGGCGTGTGGGGAGTGTCGATGGGCAAACGCTCCTCAAAGCACAAGTGGCGGGTGATGCCGCGGAAGCCGAGCATTTGGGCGTTGTCCTTGCACAAGAGTTATTGGCTCAAGGTGCTGGTGACTTACTCAAAGCCTTTTATCACTAA